A single Yersinia hibernica DNA region contains:
- a CDS encoding IS1 family transposase (programmed frameshift), producing the protein MAKIDVVCPRCSETHGVIRNGHSGSGAQLYRCNQCLKTFQLSYRYNGAKPETHQAIVDMAMNGSGCRDTARVLRISLNTVLRHLKNFTPHQVAQNVEPSAEVVICCEADEQWSYVRCKGNQRWLFYAYDRIRKRVIAHVFGPRNALTLKRLLVLLSQFSIAFYMTDAWPVYRTLLSSTSHVISKKYTQRIERHNLNLRTHLKRLARKTICFSKSEEMHDKIIGWYLTINHYH; encoded by the exons ATGGCAAAGATTGATGTGGTTTGTCCTCGCTGTTCTGAAACTCATGGGGTTATCCGAAACGGCCACTCCGGCTCAGGGGCGCAGCTCTATCGCTGTAACCAATGCCTGAAGACCTTCCAGCTCAGCTATCGCTACAACGGAGCTAAACCCGAAACCCATCAGGCCATCGTTGATATGGCGATGAACGGCTCCGGATGCCGCGATACAGCACGGGTTCTACGGATAAGCCTCAATACCGTTCTGCGTCATCTAAAAAACT TTACGCCGCACCAGGTAGCGCAAAACGTAGAGCCTAGCGCAGAGGTGGTTATCTGCTGTGAAGCCGATGAGCAGTGGTCATATGTCCGCTGTAAAGGCAATCAACGCTGGCTGTTTTATGCCTATGACCGCATCCGAAAGCGCGTTATCGCCCATGTATTTGGCCCGCGAAATGCTTTGACATTAAAGCGTCTTCTGGTTTTGCTGAGCCAGTTTAGCATTGCCTTCTACATGACCGATGCCTGGCCGGTATACCGCACTTTATTGTCCTCAACCAGTCATGTTATCAGCAAGAAATACACCCAGAGGATAGAGCGACATAATCTGAACTTGCGAACCCATCTCAAACGGTTAGCCCGCAAGACTATCTGCTTCTCAAAATCAGAAGAAATGCACGATAAGATCATCGGATGGTATCTGACAATTAACCATTACCACTAA
- a CDS encoding SinI family autotransporter-associated protein, translated as MTMNFRVKKIVLALALAGMTTGSVWAASTPSTSSVQGRVPVLSAPSNNATQAVDFSGTYATPGQLSTGDTVVMTYDYTDLDGDADNSLTTVSWSYAPLGGGADVPITATNVAAPNSGGQGTSTITLPIGALGATAIKVTVQEFSATGDPISGSTITVTDTSLASSPGGGGGGGTGVTPPGPVVVGGNIAGGIFLASASPAAGSGAVDYARTATNPLVGQTYVFRAWNDVNSNGVWDAGEAQVVPASIQWKLDGTNTTANGTSTVATLSNHSIVGATTDTYAIPANSLSSSGATPGDQGFNLKVDFN; from the coding sequence ATGACAATGAATTTTAGAGTCAAAAAAATAGTACTGGCGCTGGCCCTCGCGGGCATGACGACAGGTTCCGTGTGGGCAGCCAGCACGCCCTCAACCAGTTCGGTACAGGGACGTGTCCCAGTATTGAGTGCCCCGTCTAACAATGCAACGCAGGCGGTTGATTTTAGCGGTACGTATGCTACGCCGGGACAGCTGTCCACCGGTGACACGGTGGTCATGACCTATGACTACACCGACCTTGATGGTGACGCGGATAACTCATTGACCACGGTGAGCTGGAGTTATGCCCCGTTGGGTGGGGGAGCCGATGTGCCGATAACGGCGACTAATGTAGCGGCACCGAATTCAGGCGGTCAGGGGACCTCGACTATCACGCTCCCGATTGGCGCCTTAGGTGCGACGGCCATTAAGGTGACGGTACAAGAATTTTCGGCGACGGGTGACCCGATTAGCGGTAGTACGATTACGGTGACAGATACCAGTCTGGCGAGCAGCCCTGGTGGTGGTGGTGGCGGTGGTACCGGTGTGACGCCTCCGGGTCCGGTGGTGGTTGGGGGCAATATTGCGGGCGGTATCTTCCTGGCTTCTGCCTCACCAGCGGCGGGCAGTGGTGCGGTGGATTACGCGCGGACGGCCACCAATCCGTTAGTGGGTCAGACCTACGTCTTCCGGGCTTGGAATGATGTGAACAGTAACGGCGTCTGGGATGCGGGTGAGGCGCAGGTTGTCCCTGCCAGCATTCAGTGGAAGCTAGATGGCACAAACACCACGGCGAACGGCACCAGTACGGTGGCGACGCTGAGTAACCACAGCATTGTTGGTGCGACCACGGATACCTACGCTATTCCGGCGAACAGTCTATCCAGTTCCGGTGCGACGCCGGGCGACCAGGGCTTTAACCTGAAAGTGGATTTTAACTAA
- a CDS encoding RNA-directed DNA polymerase — MLQCAVTTSASLQKSLALESIAPLCQSLAYDLFHQTYQPGAYTRFAVNDPKLREIYAPLFRDRLAQCWLVSQIEPTVERQLIGDTFANRSGKGTLAAIHRVQRFMRQPQHGHFLQLDIQNFFNSIHLPTLVSMTTNGIMSSLPEHPRKACVMALLMRTILHPVAHHAVSLSGNKTLLDTIPCHKTLGASPYQTGLPLGSSASQLFANLYLSPLDHFIKHQLHVKGYVRYMDDLMLLGNSSQQLIEWREEISTFLTHTLRLTLHPTKQHLQRCSQGADYLGYKIYPHYLHLRTRNLNKIRRWLALFNYCLHPEGSPPPTKPDNPEWAACIQLAPITPDYVLLQKMQAVMNSYFGLMQKANHYRLRKKLYQYHFCHLKHWFIPANSDYTSVRIKKHALATWIGRQHGQ; from the coding sequence TTGCTCCAATGTGCTGTCACGACATCGGCTAGCCTCCAAAAATCACTGGCACTGGAAAGTATTGCGCCACTCTGCCAATCTCTGGCATACGACTTATTTCATCAAACCTACCAACCAGGCGCCTATACTCGATTTGCTGTTAATGACCCAAAACTTCGCGAAATCTATGCGCCACTTTTTCGTGACCGTCTGGCCCAATGCTGGCTAGTCAGTCAAATTGAACCAACTGTCGAACGCCAACTGATTGGCGACACATTCGCTAACCGCTCGGGCAAAGGCACTCTCGCAGCGATACATCGCGTTCAGCGTTTTATGCGACAACCTCAACATGGTCATTTTTTACAATTAGATATCCAAAACTTTTTCAATAGCATTCACTTACCCACGCTGGTGTCTATGACAACAAATGGCATCATGTCATCGCTCCCAGAACATCCCAGAAAAGCGTGCGTGATGGCGTTACTGATGCGAACTATTCTCCATCCCGTCGCGCACCACGCCGTTTCACTGAGTGGCAATAAAACATTACTCGACACCATTCCATGCCACAAAACGCTAGGCGCATCGCCTTATCAAACGGGCCTCCCGCTGGGGTCATCGGCCAGTCAACTGTTTGCCAATCTTTACCTCAGCCCACTAGACCACTTCATCAAGCATCAACTGCATGTGAAAGGCTATGTCCGCTACATGGATGACCTCATGCTACTGGGCAATTCATCACAACAACTGATTGAATGGCGCGAAGAAATCTCGACCTTCCTAACCCACACACTCCGATTAACCTTGCATCCCACCAAGCAGCACCTTCAACGTTGTTCCCAAGGCGCTGATTATTTGGGATATAAAATTTATCCGCACTACCTTCATTTACGCACCCGGAATCTGAATAAAATTCGTCGCTGGTTGGCATTGTTCAACTACTGCCTTCATCCGGAGGGTAGCCCACCCCCAACAAAACCCGATAATCCTGAATGGGCTGCCTGCATTCAACTGGCACCCATCACACCCGACTACGTCTTGTTACAAAAAATGCAAGCCGTGATGAATAGTTACTTCGGTCTGATGCAAAAGGCCAATCACTATCGATTACGAAAAAAACTTTACCAATACCATTTTTGCCACTTGAAGCACTGGTTCATTCCAGCAAACAGCGATTACACGTCGGTTCGCATCAAAAAGCATGCCCTTGCAACATGGATTGGGAGACAGCACGGTCAGTGA
- a CDS encoding SinI family autotransporter-associated protein: protein MKKNNTFTLKKLVLALALAGYTMSSAYAVLTQPTGTIQGTAPILSAVSNNAQHAVDFSGTYAVAGSLSSGDTIVMEYGYADSDGDGDDSSDNTRVTWAYTPAGGGADVAIASTGVNATSGTPGTSTIILPAGAVGATVIKATIQEYSASGDPIFGQTITIADTSLTTAPGGGGGGGTGVTPPGPVLPGSNVTPGIYLSTDAAFANNLIGTATNLNVGDTYVFKLWDSAAVGTTDLTSTVPNYNWRLVGQSATDSVTAPGTGFITSVTGGNFTIPVNTAADGTPLTGSADGAQGFNLAVDY, encoded by the coding sequence ATGAAAAAGAACAATACATTTACGTTAAAGAAGCTGGTTCTGGCGTTAGCGCTGGCCGGTTACACCATGAGCAGTGCGTATGCGGTGTTAACGCAACCGACCGGGACTATTCAGGGTACGGCACCGATACTGAGTGCGGTATCGAATAATGCGCAACATGCGGTTGACTTTAGTGGTACTTATGCAGTGGCAGGTTCGCTGAGTTCGGGCGATACCATCGTGATGGAATATGGCTACGCAGATAGCGATGGCGATGGCGATGATTCCTCGGACAACACACGTGTCACATGGGCTTATACCCCTGCTGGCGGAGGCGCTGACGTTGCCATTGCCTCGACGGGCGTGAATGCCACCTCGGGTACACCGGGTACCTCGACCATCATATTACCGGCTGGCGCGGTTGGTGCGACAGTGATTAAGGCGACGATTCAGGAATACTCAGCGTCGGGTGACCCAATTTTTGGTCAGACGATTACGATTGCTGATACCAGCTTGACTACGGCACCTGGCGGTGGTGGCGGTGGTGGTACAGGCGTGACCCCTCCAGGCCCGGTCTTACCAGGCAGCAACGTGACTCCGGGTATTTACCTGAGCACGGACGCGGCGTTTGCTAACAACCTGATTGGTACGGCGACGAACCTGAATGTTGGCGACACTTACGTGTTTAAACTGTGGGATAGCGCGGCAGTGGGTACAACCGACCTGACGTCGACGGTACCGAACTACAACTGGCGTTTAGTGGGTCAAAGTGCGACGGATAGCGTCACTGCACCGGGTACAGGCTTTATTACCAGCGTCACGGGCGGCAACTTCACTATTCCGGTGAACACGGCAGCAGACGGTACTCCGTTAACGGGTTCTGCGGACGGTGCGCAGGGCTTCAATCTGGCGGTCGACTACTAA
- a CDS encoding N-6 DNA methylase produces the protein MSQLSFEDLFSAPETPRIETVKSAIIAPVNVPKDVPPRIFPQSYPAVDHYRREFVNLFKETARYHHRYEVFRDFVTVSAIALENACLKSPELEEEYFAVIARYKPEDVTRFAQLHALIVMGLEASMCDFLGSIFMELELGSDHMGQFFTPSNMSDLMAALTIGERIAELDHTPYITMDECTCGAGGMVIAAAKYMLEKGYNPQKQLLVSCTDIDPVAARMCYIQLSLLGISACVRVGNTLTQVIQRTMLTPFWYMRFVPSRH, from the coding sequence AAAAGTGCCATTATTGCACCTGTGAATGTGCCTAAAGACGTCCCGCCGCGCATTTTCCCGCAATCGTATCCAGCGGTAGATCATTACCGGCGCGAGTTTGTGAACCTTTTCAAGGAAACCGCGCGATATCATCACCGTTACGAGGTTTTCCGCGATTTTGTCACCGTGTCGGCGATTGCGCTTGAAAATGCCTGTTTGAAATCGCCAGAACTGGAGGAAGAATATTTCGCGGTTATCGCCCGTTACAAGCCTGAAGATGTGACCCGATTTGCACAGCTTCACGCGCTGATTGTTATGGGATTGGAAGCCAGTATGTGCGATTTTTTGGGCAGTATCTTTATGGAATTAGAACTAGGGAGTGACCATATGGGGCAATTTTTTACCCCGTCAAATATGTCTGATCTTATGGCGGCCCTGACAATTGGCGAGCGGATAGCAGAATTAGATCATACGCCTTATATCACAATGGATGAATGTACCTGTGGCGCTGGGGGCATGGTGATTGCGGCGGCTAAATATATGCTGGAAAAAGGCTATAACCCGCAAAAACAGTTATTAGTGTCTTGTACTGACATTGATCCCGTGGCGGCGCGTATGTGTTACATCCAGCTTTCTCTATTGGGCATTTCCGCTTGTGTGCGGGTGGGTAACACCTTAACGCAAGTTATCCAGCGCACAATGTTGACCCCATTCTGGTACATGCGATTTGTTCCATCACGCCACTAA
- a CDS encoding RelA/SpoT domain-containing protein, with product MYNANELRIVQNLQNNIECELNRIGLLYRFFSRTKSESSITKKFLKEPDKYSEYGKKIQDLFGVRIILYFPDDLLIAQEALSKLFQVDSKTVDEAATDNFSATRCNYVFRLPVDLSSDSVLIKKYSYIDKTFEVQFRTILSEGWHEVEHDLRYKCKDDWNEHSDLSRALNGIYASLETSDWGIMKLFEELAYRNYKSSSWSAMLRNKLRLRMDDSIDSNIIEIIDEKNLGKDFFRIDRNKLLTLMLNYDIDIPINLNNIIFLCNHFFVKSLDLKNIAPRLILQKFMDAEEKYKEKKFLSS from the coding sequence ATGTATAATGCAAATGAACTTCGTATAGTTCAAAACTTACAGAATAATATTGAATGCGAACTCAATAGAATTGGTCTGTTATATCGTTTCTTTTCCAGAACAAAATCAGAAAGCTCTATTACTAAAAAATTCCTTAAAGAACCAGATAAATATTCAGAATACGGGAAAAAGATTCAAGATTTATTTGGCGTCAGAATTATTCTGTATTTTCCTGATGATTTACTAATAGCACAGGAAGCATTGAGTAAATTATTTCAAGTTGACTCAAAAACAGTTGATGAAGCTGCAACTGACAATTTCTCTGCCACTCGCTGTAATTATGTGTTTAGACTCCCGGTTGATTTATCATCTGATAGTGTACTTATAAAGAAATATTCATATATAGATAAGACTTTCGAAGTTCAGTTCAGAACTATTCTTTCAGAGGGTTGGCATGAAGTCGAACATGATTTACGTTATAAATGCAAGGACGATTGGAACGAGCACAGCGATCTCAGCCGTGCGTTAAATGGAATATATGCATCCCTTGAAACATCAGACTGGGGTATCATGAAATTATTTGAGGAGTTGGCATATCGAAATTATAAATCTTCATCATGGTCTGCTATGTTAAGAAACAAATTAAGACTGCGAATGGATGATTCTATTGATAGTAATATCATCGAAATAATAGATGAGAAAAACCTAGGGAAAGATTTCTTTAGAATTGACAGGAACAAACTTTTAACCCTTATGTTGAATTACGATATAGATATACCGATAAACCTCAATAATATTATATTCTTATGCAACCATTTTTTCGTTAAGTCTCTCGATCTAAAAAATATTGCTCCAAGATTAATTTTACAAAAATTTATGGATGCAGAGGAAAAATATAAGGAGAAAAAATTTTTGTCTTCTTGA